A part of Cryptococcus neoformans var. grubii H99 chromosome 6, complete sequence genomic DNA contains:
- a CDS encoding translation initiation factor 3 subunit C, with product MSFFAKLQGSDSESSSGSDSEESILSGSEGERQDKKLAAQKKQQKSKASMFLNSDESESEEESSDEDEEEMSDSDDERQAVANKFLNDAASSDEESEEEDKIIVLSAKDKRFAEMEAAIHSIQNAVKNTDWVLASSELDKLFRFITRHLVTIVASPIPPEGHIPPRFLETLVSLEGDVAKTLAAEKSAPKKMAPAKAKAVNGIRQTLKKKNKEFEGVLKTYNEDPEAYTAAYEKANAAPAAPKPAKKAAVTTPGEGEGDEFMTIGKGGKALNLTADGVFKTLREIFEARGRKNTDRAETIKILTKLLEVSETTYQKIRVLLALVPARLDYSQHLVSIPQESWVAALQEFDQLISILIAEPDYLVQETVGEYDDLVERTPEVVDGKKQKVLIAGSLISLLESLDSELTKTLQHTDAHEKGDEYIDRLKHEAPLYTTIVKAQTLFEREQLSDNIARTVIRRLEHIYAKPDVIIEHFESKATQAAAGLKSEITPFDAKRDASGVIHDLAVFIYQSDAPVLRARAILYHIFNQALHGRYHQARDLLLMSHLQDTISHADVTTQILYNRAVMQVGLAAFRLGFIPECQTILSEMFSTLRQKELLAQSVQRYNIQLSPEQELLEKRRLLPFHMHLNVELLEAAYLTSCMLVEIPLLASVDTEEQRRRVTSKTFKRLLDMADRQAFMGPPENTRDHIIKASQALQAGEWEKARDLIVSIKVWGLLDNAAEVKDILAKKIQEEGLRTSLFTYAAYYDSLSLSHLASTFNLPVGRITSIISRMIYTDELAASLDQIDGVVIFHRVEQSEVQRLAQQLAERTASMLEQNEKTLDVKLGNQGQGQDRDTRAAGGEGGRQQGERRGGRGTYRGRGGRGGRGGFNQGLGTTMGRRVTAQ from the exons ATGTCCTTCTTCGCAAAGCTCCAGGGTTCAGACTctgaatcttcttccggctCAGACTCGGAAGAGTCCATCCTCTCCGGCTCTGAGGGCGAGCGACAGGACAAGAAGCTCGCGGCCCAGAAAAAGCAACAAAAGTCCAAGGCTTCCATGTTCTTGAACAGCGACGAAAGTgaaagcgaggaggagagctcagatgaggatgaggaggagatgagtgatagcgatgatgagagaCAG GCCGTTGCGAATAAATTCTTGAACGACGCCGCCTCcagtgatgaggagagtgaagaggaggacaagATCATTGTTTTGAGTGCCAAGGACAAAAG GTTCGCCGAAATGGAAGCCGCTATCCACAGCATTCAAAACGCCGTCAAGAATACTGACTGGGtccttgcctcttctgAACTCGACAAGCTCTTCCGATTTATCACGCGACACCTCGTCACCATTGTCGCCTCCCCTATCCCTCCTGAAGGCCACATTCCTCCTCGATTCCTCGAGACCCTCGTCTCCCTTGAAGGTGATGTCGCCAAGACTCTTGCCGCGGAGAAGTCTGCCCCTAAGAAGATGGCCCCCGCTAAGGCCAAGGCTGTCAACGGTATCAGACAGactctgaagaagaagaacaaggaatTTGAGGGTGTTTTGAAGACTTATAATGAG GACCCCGAAGCGTACACCGCTGCTTATGAAAAGGCTAACGCCGCCCCCGCTGCTCCTAAGCCTGCTAAGAAGGCCGCTGTTACTACCCCtggtgagggtgagggtgaCGAGTTCATGACCATCGGCAAGGGTGGAAAGGCTCTTAATCTTACCGCTGACGGTGTCTTCAAGACTTTGAGGGAAATCTTTGAGGCTCGAGGTCGAAAG AACACTGACCGTGCCGAGACGATCAAGATTCTCACCAAGCTCCTTGAAGTTTCTGAAACTACCTACCAGAAGATTCGAGTCCTTCTCGCCCTCGTTCCTGCTCGACTTGACTACTCTCAGCACCTCGTTTCAATCCCTCAAGAATCTTGGGTTGCCGCTTTGCAAGAGTTTGACCAGTTGATTTCTATCTTGATCGCCGAGCCCGACTACTTGGTCCAGGAGACCGTTGGCGAGTATGACGATCTGGTGGAGAGGACTCCTGAGGTTGTGGACGGTAAGAAGCAAAAAGTGTTGATTGCCGGCAGCTTAATCAGTCTTTTGGAGAGCTTAGACAGCGAG CTCACCAAGACTCTTCAACACACCGACGCTCACGAGAAAGGTGATGAGTACATTGACCGACTCAAGCATGAGGCTCCTCTTTATACCACTATTGTCAAGGCTCAGACCCTTTTTGAGCGTGAACAGCTTTCCGACAATATCGCTCGTACCGTCATCCGACGTCTCGAACACATCTACGCTAAACCCGACGTCATCATCGAGCACTTTGAGAGCAAGGCTACCcaggctgctgctggtttGAAATCGGAGATTACTCCTTTCGATGCCAAGCGTGACGCCAGTGGTGTCATCCATGATCTCGCCGTGTTCATTTACCAGTCCGATGCCCCCGTTCTCCGTGCCCGAGCTATCCTTTACCACATCTTTAACCAGGCTCTCCACGGCCGATACCACCAGGCGCGTGACCTTTTGCTCATGTCGCACCTCCAAGACACCATTTCCCACGCCGATGTCACCACTCAGATCCTCTACAACCGTGCGGTTATGCAGGTCGGTCTCGCTGCTTTCCGACTCGGCTTTATCCCCGAGTGCCAAACTATTTTGTCCGAAATGTTCTCTACCTTGCGACAGAAGGAATTGCTTGCCCAAAGTGTGCAGAGGTATAACATTCAACTTTCTCCCGAGCAGGAACTCCTCGAAAAGCGAAGACTTTTGCCCTTCCACATGCACCTCAACGTTGAGCTCCTGGAAGCTGCTTACCTCACTTCTTGCATGCTTGTTGAGATTCCTTTGCTTGCTAGCGTTGACACTGAGGAGCAGAGGAGGCGGGTAACTAGCAAGACCTTCAAGAGGTTGTTGGATATGGCGGACAGACAAGCCTTCATGGGTCCTCCTGAGAACACTCGAGACCACATTATCAAGGCGAGCCAGGCCCTACAGGCTGGCGAATGGGAGAAAGCTAGGGACTTGATTGTTTCCATCAAGGTCTGGGGCTTGTTGGACAACGCTGCCGAGGTTAAGGACATTCTTGCCAAAAAaatccaagaagaaggtctTAGGACATCGCTTTTCACCTACGCCGCTTACTACGactccctttctctttctcatctcGCCTCCACATTCAATCTCCCCGTCGGCCGAATCACCTCTATCATCTCTCGAATGATCTACACCGACGAGCTCGCCGCCTCTTTGGACCAGATTGACGGTgtcgtcatcttccaccgAGTCGAACAATCTGAGGTGCAGCGACTCGCTCAGCAGCTTGCTGAGCGAACTGCCTCTATGCTTGAGCAAAACGAAAAGACGCTTGACGTCAAGTTGGGTAACCAGggacaagggcaagatAGGGACACGAGGGCAGcgggtggagaaggaggtaGGCAacaaggagagaggaggggcGGCAGGGGAACGTACCGGGGGCgaggtgggagaggaggtaGGGGAGGATTCAACCAGGGTTTGGGAACAACCATGGGGAGAAGAGTGACGGCGCAGTAA
- a CDS encoding choline transporter, whose product MSDPSSAPSYPLKGPYSQQAVTESIQREQVGLGPYPSHPQGGHVTREGEEEVDPHKNFHLMSLVGLAYAILNSWTAMATSLSVALPSGGPTAVIWGIVPSFIGNLAMAASMAEICHVYPTAGGQYHWSAILSPAKMAPAVSWVCGWFAASGWVALAATAGSLAGQLITGVIGLMHPNYDPERWHIFLIYTAYTLGACFLNIFGLRLLPMVNQTAIFWSLTGAVVIIIVCLSCASPNFQSGDFVFREFINTTGWPDGVAWILGLLQSSFGLTGYDAVSHMVEEMPLPHINAPKTMILAVCIGASSSFVFLICLLFSISDVESVNSSAAGALLESMYQATNSKAGAVCLQIFPIIAMVFTAQGLMTASSRMVYAFARDGGLPFSRIFAIMNSNGVPIPAVLFTTVLVVIFGCIYLGSSAALNAILSSSVVFLNISYSIPIFLVLIRGRSILRPPSLPEPTFTLGPILGPICNVVGLCFTALTTVFFLFPPELPVTGTNMNYAVVVLGIIFIVSVITWIVDGRKNFIGPRDLGALLELARSEVDATKVNAHHHGHSYPNEHESSVQEKGSAIGDVDSMM is encoded by the exons ATGTCGGACCCAAGTTCGGCCCCGTCATACCCTCTAAAGGGCCCATATTCCCAACAGGCGGTCACCGAGTCTATTCAAAGAGAACAGGTTGGTTTGGGACCTTATCCCTCTCACCCCCAGGGGGGCCATGTCAcaagagaaggtgaagaggaggtggacCCGCACAAAAATTTCCATCTTATGAGTTTGG TTGGTTTGGCCTATGCCATTCTCAATTCATGGACTGCCATGGCTACCTCTCTTTCCGTCGCTTTGCCTTCTGGTGGTCCTACTGCTGTCATTTGGGGTATcgttccttctttcatcgGTAACCTTGCCATGGCCGCTAGTATGGCTGAAATTTGTCACGTTTACCCCACTGCTGGTGGTCAGTACCACTGGTCTGCTATTCTATCTCCTGCCAAGATGGCTCCT GCCGTCTCATGGGTTTGTGGTTGGTTTGCTGCTTCAGGTTGGGTCGCTCTTGCGGCTACTGCCGGTTCTTTGGCTGGTCAGCTTATCACCGGTGTCATTGGCCTCATGCACCCCAACTATGATCCTGAACGGTGGCACattttcctcatctacaCTGCCTATACTCTTGGTGCCTGTTTCCTCAACATTTTCGGCTTAAGGTTGTTGCCTATGGTCAATCAAACTGCCATTTTCTG GTCCTTAACTGGTGCtgttgtcatcatcattgtcTGTCTGTCTTGCGCTTCCCCCAACTTTCAAAGCGGCGACTTCGTCTTCCGTGAATTCATCAACACCACTGGGTGGCCTGATGGTGTTGCTTGGATCCTTGGTCTTTTGCAGA GTTCTTTTGGTCTTACTGGTTATGATGCCGTCTCCCACATGGTCGAAGAGATGCCTTTACCTCACATCAACGCTCCCAAGACTATGATCCTCGCCGTCTGCATTGGTGCTTCGAGCtctttcgtcttcctcatctgccttttgttctccatctctgATGTGGAATCTGTCAACTCTTCTGCCGCTGGTGCTTTGCTCGAGTCCATGTATCAGGCTACCAATTCCAAGGCTGGTGCGGTTTGCTTGCAGATATTTCCCATCATTGCGATGGTCTTTACTGCCCAAGGTCTTATGACTGCGTCCTCTCGAATGGTTTACGCTTTTGCCCGTGATGGTggccttcctttctcccgaATTTTCGCCATCATGAACAGCAACGGTGTCCCCATCCCTGCTGTTCTTTTCACCACTgtcctcgtcgtcatcttcgGTTGTATCTACCTCGGTTCTAGTGCCGCTTTGAACGCCATTTTGTCGAGCTCTGTCGTCTTCTTGAACATTTCTTACTCTATCCCTA TTTTCCTCGTTCTGATCCGTGGACGAAGCATTCTCCGgcctccttccctccctgaGCCTACATTCACTTTGGGCCCTATCCTCGGCCCGATCTGCAATGTT GTTGGTCTTTGCTTCACTGCCCTCACCACcgttttcttccttttccctcccGAGCTTCCTGTCACCGGGACCAACATGAATTACGCCGTTGTTGTTTTGGGCATCATCT TTATTGTCTCTGTTATCACCTGGATCGTCGACGGCCGCAAGAACTTCATCGGGCCCCGTGATCTCGGTGCCCTCCTCGAACTTGCTCGTTCCGAGGTCGACGCCACCAAGGTCAACGCTCACCACCACGGGCATAGCTACCCCAACGAACACGAGTCTAGTGTCCAGGAAAAGGGCTCCGCTATCGGGGATGTTGATTCCATGATGTAG
- a CDS encoding U3 small nucleolar ribonucleoprotein IMP4 — translation MLRRQTRERREYIFKKSQESQERAIYERKQKIKDLLAQGKPLPTELRNEVRELGGKDLVLDEAQQDPRSHIDDEYAKVGTYDPKIVITTSRSPSSRLLQFSKELRLVFPNSYRLNRGNTVIKDLVSACNAQGVTDLVVVHEHRGVPDALIVSHLPHGPTLSMTLHNVTLRHDVSSNSSTVSEQYPHLIFDGFSTKLGERVTGILKALFPVPKDDAKRVMTFKNENDFISFRHHVFANTGHKDVQLAEVGPRFEAKPFEIRQGTVDQTEADVEWLLRPYLRTAKKRNQF, via the exons ATG CTCCGACGACAAACCAGAGAACGGAGAGAATATATCTTCAAGAAATCCCAAGAGTCTCAGGAGAGAGCGATCTACGAACGGAAACAGAAAATCAAGGACTTGTTGGCTCAGGGGAAACCTCTCCCTACAGAATTGCGGAATGAAGTGAGAGAGCTTGGAGGGAAGGATTTAGTGCTTGATGAGGCACAGCAGG ATCCTCGATCTCATATCGACGACGAATATGCAAAAGTCGGCACGTACGACCCTAAAATTGTCATAACGACCTCTCgttccccctcttctcgtcttctccaattCTCCAAA GAACTTCGACTCGTTTTCCCCAACTCTTACCGTCTCAACAGAGGTAACACTGTCATCAAAGACCTCGTCTCCGCATGTAATGCTCAAGGCGTAACAGacctcgtcgtcgtccaTGAACATCGTGGTGTCCCCGACGCCCTCATTGtctcccatctccctcatGGCCCTACTCTCTCCATGACGCTTCATAACGTCACCCTTCGACATGATGTCAGTTCCAACTCAAGTACAGTGTCAGAGCAGTACCCTCATCTGATCTTTGATGGCTTCTCTACAAAGTTGGGTGAGAGAGTGACTGGAATCTTGAAGGCGCTGTTCCCGGTGCCCAAGGACGATGCGAAGAGGGTGATGACTTTCAAGAACGAAAATGACTTCATTTCTTTCAGACACCATGTATTTGCCAACACTGGTCACAAGGATGTTCAGCTTGCAGAGGTTGGTCCTCGATTTGAAGCTAAGC CCTTCGAAATTCGTCAAGGCACCGTCGATCAAACCGAGGCAGATGTTGAGTGGCTCCTTCGACCTTACTTGCGTACAGCGAAGAAACGCAACCAATTCTAA
- a CDS encoding H/ACA ribonucleoprotein complex non-core subunit NAF1 codes for MSNNPIATPSNGDQGSSSAMPSFPPASSNQSSFKAPPNPNIPQDIAVIMELVANNEVIGALPPVAISAAEKRKQVEENLKNKKQVEEGSSSDSDSSSEFESSSEEESEDEKAADKKPMTAEEHQSLKAQLDAFIGENNGDANVEFEYDSDPESDDSEDYNFSLDKTGFEFMEDDEDIGPADPGPVLSRNEVPLPVVQQPPMIKLPEGERLSLAGDVVSWMPEKRLEAWLEKGREEGGKKGVVNVEKKTDEGSLSGVEESEAKEVEKELAIDPQPESIEDSTGVVAEQQTNNKYAEAETEQVTCAAEGPAKKVSKAEPTFTSAGTVVVRAMQSRPGDFDDGWLEEGSILCWEDGRVMGTVYETFGPLTSPFYTVRLPPPPFPYPTPGSLATGTRLFYPFNPSYRSFVNMIAVRDPRYKGTDASNIYDEEVAEEEMEWSDDEAEAAAKRERKQKKKGNRQSSVSGTPRGGRTSLPSRQHWDHQPNDETMSETGSLYGGGDDNRWEVGSDAGSTASGRGRPMPVSYGDLDDLSGQSTGGRAGGGRGGGRGRGNQGRDRGRGRGGRSSYPLPPRPLQDQSFSNQWQPQQQFVPAYPAYGQSYPPMTQSYPQQPQNASAQHAPYEPHQPSAGMGATAHTYTPRGQQDVPGMYALQLQQQQGMYSPYPQGQYGGASPMYAMQPQGQQGGVAINPRFAAQYQMMVGMAQVQARQQGGQGTPYGYGQQQGQ; via the exons ATGTCCAATAACCCCATCGCGACCCCTTCCAATGGGGACCAaggatcatcatcagctaTGCCCTCATTCCCCcctgcctcttccaaccAATCCTCTTTCAAAGCTCCCCCCAATCCCAACATTCCCCAGGACATTGCCGTGATTATGGAGCTGGTCGCAAACAACGAAGTTATTGGTGCCCTTCCACCGGTCGCTATTTCAGCTGCTGAAAAGCGCAAACAGGTTGAAGAGAACCTAAAGAACAAGAAAcaggtggaagaagggagcTCTAGCGATTCAGACTCATCCAGCGAGTTCGAGTCTAGTAGCGAAGAGGAATCTGAGGATGAGAAAGCGGCGGATAAGAAGCCTATGACTGCCGAAGAACACCAGAGCCTCAAAGCACAACTGGATGCTTTTATCGGCGAAAATAACGGAGACGCTAATGTGGAGTTTGAGTACGATTCTGATCCCGAATCCGATGACTCTGAGGACTACAACTTCAGTCTCGACAAAACGGGATTTGAATTcatggaagatgatgaagatatTGGTCCTGCTGATCCTGGACCCGTTCTTTCGCGCAATGAGGTGCCGTTACCTGTTGTTCAACAGCCTCCTATGATCAAGCTTcctgaaggagagaggctGAGTCTGGCAGGAGATGTTGTGAGTTGGATGCCCGAGAAGAGGTTGGAGGCATGGTTGGAAaaggggagggaggaaggtggaAAAAAGGGAGTTGTAAATGTCGAAAAAAAGACAGATGAAGGATCATTGTCTGGTGTCGAGGAAAGCGAGGCAAAGGAGGTCGAAAAGGAGTTGGCGATTGATCCTCAGCCGGAGTCTATTGAGGATTCAACCGGTGTGGTTGCCGAGCAGCAGacaaacaacaaatatGCGGAAGCTGAGACTGAGCAGGTTACTTGTGCCGCCGAGGGGCCAGCAAAGAAAGTTTCCAAGGCAGAACCAACGTTTACTTCTGCTGGTACTGTTGTGGTTCGCGCGATGCAATCGCGTCCAGGAGACTTTGACGATGGCTGgcttgaggaaggaagtaTTTTATGCTGGGAAGATGGCCGCGTCATGGGTACT GTCTACGAGACTTTTGGCCCACTAACATCTCCCTTTTATACTGTTCGACTTCCTCCGCCACCTTTCCCATACCCTACGCCTGGATCCCTTGCTACCGGTACACGTCTCTTTTATCCCTTTAACCCCTCCTATCGATCATTCGTCAACATGATTGCTGTTCGGGATCCTCGCTACAAGGGTACAGACGCATCCAATATTTACGACGAAGAAGTAgccgaggaggagatggagtgGTCCGATGATGAAGCGGAAGCAGCCGCTAAACGGGAGAGGAaacagaagaaaaaaggcaaCAGGCAGTCAAGCGTTAGCGGAACCCCTCGGGGCGGTCGTACATCCTTGCCCTCTCGCCAACACTGGGATCATCAACCTAATGACGAGACAATGTCTGAAACAGGAAGCTTGTACGGTGGCGGGGATGATAACCGTTGGGAGGTTGGATCAGACGCCGGTTCAACTGCCAGCGGGCGTGGGAGGCCAATGCCAGTGTCTTATGGTGATCTGGATGATTTATCTGGTCAATCTACAGGGGGAAGAGCTGGCGGCGGTAGAGGAGGTGGTCGAGGGAGGGGAAATCAAGGCAGGGATAGGGGACGTGGCCGCGGGGGACGCTCCTCGTACCCTCTGCCCCCTCGGCCATTGCAGGACCAATCATTTTCTAATCAATGGCAGCCCCAGCAACAGTTCGTGCCTGCCTACCCTGCTTATGGCCAGTCTTACCCTCCGATGACGCAATCCTATCCTCAGCAACCTCAAAATGCTTCTGCTCAGCATGCACCATACGAGCCTCATCAGCCCTCTGCAGGCATGGGGGCAACTGCGCATACGTATACCCCTCGAGGCCAACAAGATGTCCCAGGGATGTACGCTCTTCAacttcaacaacaacaggGAATGTATTCCCCGTATCCGCAAGGACAGTATGGCGGGGCCAGTCCTATGTACGCTATGCAACCCCAAGGACAGCAGGGCGGCGTTGCGATCAACCCTCGATTTGCTGCCCAGTATCagatgatggtggggaTGGCGCAGGTGCAAGCACGACAGCAAGGAGGGCAGGGGACGCCATATGGGTATGGGCAGCAGCAGGGGCAATAG
- a CDS encoding endopolyphosphatase, which yields MRSRLLASLFTLALSVASSEAAISSTGQMPLNGSFPQLDYSELQNVRINKKRPLKGRFLHITDIHPDPHYKAGSTFESGCHRKPTKDGKSKGKVTENERSNEDLDDKELDTLIKNEDLAGKWGTAVSDCDCPMSLVNITFDWLKEEWANEIDFVVWTGDNARHDIDRKIPRTPREIFDLNRMIVDRMLDTFGRDMPIVPSIGNNDIYPHNVLAAGPNRITEEFLRIWKHFIPSEAAHVFERGAYFSVEVIPDRLAVISLNTLFWYDSNTLVDGCRGHSNDPGALEMDWLEVQLDNFRQRGMQVWLTGHVPPHMSHYYDNCYLRYGDLALRYQDTIVGHLFGHMNIDHFFFIDVDELEATSELTSISSNTTLPDLPLLGPHLPRPGPGKYTTFGRSGARNLEEELRKDFGEMPGPRILKLKDYAVMNVAPSVIPTYYPGIRIFSYNISDEESSSDEGRDYQGADKLLDDEDGEDELEELELPLDNDFFGGLDEREKEDIEILKRGGGHRHGVPKGDCSLPSNEDKPHCAFKRKPRHYSKRSPSRTNRALSPLGYTQFYLPSMMKQKKKPEWEVEYTTYKVKTLVPSSPENTTQPLPVPLHLLPRYDPSIFSKPKNKTEEKEVAKKRAKFYKAVKAVTPYRMKDLTIGSWVKLARMLVLEKKRWKKFAELMLVSTETD from the exons ATGCGTTCTCGACTCCTCGCAAGTCTTTTCACGTTGGCTCTCTCCGTCGCCAGCTCAGAAGCAGCGATATCATCAACTGGGCAGATGCCCCTGAATGGATCATTTCCTCAATTAGATTATTCTGAGCTACAAAATGTCAGGATAAACAAAAAGCGAC CTTTGAAAGGACGGTTCCTGCACATTACAGATATCCATCCTGATCCCCACTACAAGGCAGGGTCCACTTTTGAGTCTGGGTGCCATAGGAAACCTacgaaggatgggaagagtAAAGGCAAGGTAACTGAGAATGAGAGAAGCAATGAGGATCTGGATGACAAAGAGTTGGACACCTTGATAAAAAATGAAGATCTTGCTGGGAAATGGGGAACAGCAGTCTC AGATTGCGATTGTCCCATGTCACTGGTCAACATTACATTCGATTGGTTAAAAGAAGAGTGGGCCAACGAGATTGACTTTGTGGTATGGACAGGAGACAACGCAAG GCATGACATTGATCGAAAAATACCTAGAACGCCCAGGGAAATTTTTGATTTGAATCGTATGATTGTTGATAGAATGCTGGACACCTTTGGACGCGATATGCCCATTGTTCCTAGTATTGGTAATAATGACATCTACCCCCACAATGTTCTTGCCGCCGGACCAAATCGTATTACCGAAGAGTTTTTACG CATCTGGAAACATTTTATCCCGTCTGAGGCCGCCCATGTTTTTGAACGAGGAGCATATTTCTCTGTTGAAGTTATCCCTGATAGATTAGCGGTGATCTCTCTTAACACTTTATTCTGGTACGATTCCAACACTC TCGTTGATGGATGCAGAGGTCATTCAAACGACCCCGGCGCTCTCGAGATGGACTGGTTAGAGGTACAATTGGATAACTTCCGACAGCGGGGAATGCAAGTGTGGTTGACCGGACATGTACCACCTCATATGAGCCATTATTATGACAACTGCT ACTTGAGGTATGGCGATCTGGCTTTAAGATATCAAGACACTATTGTCGGACATCTGTTCGGCCATAT GAACATTgaccacttcttcttcattgatGTCGATGAGCTGGAAGCCACCTCCGAACTCACCTCTATCTCTTCAAATACTACCCTTCCCGaccttcccctcctcgGGCCCCATCTTCCTAGACCGGGCCCTGGCAAATATACCACCTTTGGTCGCTCCGGTGCTCGaaacttggaggaagaactTCGTAAAGATTTTGGCGAGATGCCTGGTCCTAGGATATTGAAGTTGAAGGACTATGCGGTTATGAATGTTGCGCCCAGTGTGATCCCAACTTATTATCCTGGTATCCGAATTTTTTC GTACAATATCTCGGATGAGGAGAGCTCCTCTGACGAGGGCCGCGATTACCAAGGGGCAGATAAGTtgctggatgatgaagatggtgaagatgaactGGAAGAGCTAGAGCTTCCATTGGACAATGACTTCTTTGGTGGTCTAGATGagcgagaaaaagaggatatTGAGATTCTGAAACGCGGTGGTGGCCACCGGCATGGCGTACCGAAAGGCGATTGCTCTCTCCCATCAAACGAAGATAAACCTCACTGCGCCTTCAAGCGGAAACCGCGGCACTACTCTAAACGATCTCCATCCCGGACCAATCGGGCTCTAAGCCCTTTGGGGTACACGCAGTTTTATTTGCCAAGCAtgatgaagcagaagaagaaaccgGAGTGGGAAGTCGAGTATACGACGTATAAAGTAAAGACGCTTGTTCCTTCATCGCCCGAAAACACAACACAACCACTTCCTGTCCCGCTTCATCTCTTACCTCGCTACGACCCTTCCATTTTTAGTAAGCCGAAGAATAAGacggaagagaaagaggtggcaaagaagagggcCAAATTTTACAAGGCAGTGAAAGCGGTGACCCCGTATAGAATGAAAGATCTCACGATAGGGAGCTGGGTGAAGCTCGCGAGGATGCTGGTGTtagagaaaaagaggtgGAAAAAGTTTGCCGAACTCAT GCTCGTGTCAACGGAAACGGATTAG